The Bradyrhizobium oligotrophicum S58 genome contains the following window.
TCCCAGCAAGCAGATAGAGTTCGTGGCTGGGGACGTAATTCAGTTCTCTAATCGCGCGATCCAGGTCTGCCATCGCCTGGCTGGTCAGAAGGCTCTTTTCTGGATCCGGCCGCCCCAGTGCATACACCGTCCGCGCGACAGCATATTTGAATAGAGAGGCGCCATAGGTTTCCAACCGGCGGTTCGACAGTTTTTCCAACGCGGCCTTCGCTTCGTCGATCTTGCCCTGTTGTAGGAAAATATAGGCGCGGGTGTCCAAGAGATTGTTGTAAGGGTCGACCGACAAGCTTTGAGCGGCGGTCGGCTCGCTGCGCAAGCTCTCATAGATCGCCGCCGCCTCTTCGCCGACCTTGGCCGCGGAGTCGAGGTCGATGCCGTAGATCGCATAGGTCCACGCCAGATCATTCAATCGAACTGCACGATCGATCGGCTTTTCGTCCGGCGGAGCCGTCAGGCTGCGGGCGACGTCGTCCTGGTAGGTTCTGGCCTGCCTCAGGGCCTCGCGCGGATAGTCTTTGGCTAACTGCTCGATCGTCTTGCGAGACCAGCCGAACGCGAGCCACCATGCGGTGCCGGTGAAATTCGGGGATCTTCCCATCAGTTTCACGTGCCAGAACGATGTCGAACGCAGGTCGGTATCCGAGAAATCGGCCTCGCTGAGGCGGGCTCTGTCGAATAGCGACCGATAGAGTTTGGCGTTGGCGAACGAGCTCGAGGTGATCACAGCGCCGTCAAAGCGCGCAAAGGATAGATCCGAGGCGACGAAGTTCACTCCGTTCAGCGTGGCCTGGCTGAAGGCCGAGTTCGATAGCACCGCGCGATCGAACACGACCCTATGCAGGGTGGAGTTGACGAAATCGCCGACAGCGAGCGGACGGCGCTGACTGTAGAGACCTGCGAGGTCGAGATCCCTCACCTCCCGGTTCTGCAGCGAGATCGGCAGGTTTTGGTCCGCCAGATCGTTGAGGTGGGCTTGTAGCGCGCCGTTGGGTGTGCGCGGCAGCGACAGCGCGATCTGTTCGTTCTGTAGATGCTGCAATCTGTCGGACCGCCACCAAGCCATGGCAAGCACGACACACGCAAGCAGCCCCGCGGTCAGAGCCATTCTCGCCCAGCGGTCGCGACGCCCTCGACCCAGACTTGCGGCGACATAGTCACTTTCCACGGCGTCGAGATCGCCGTAGTCAGCCAGCGCTCTCTTGGCGAGCAGCTCGGGCGCTAAATCTTTCGCCCGCCGGCCGTTGCTCTGCCAGAAATTCGCTCGCGCGGCGAATTTCTGTCGCTGGGCGATCCAATCCTGCAGGACCGGCCATTCCCGGGTCAAGGTATCGAAGCGCAAGGTAAGCCGTGAGGAGCCGCCGTAGTCGACCTGCGTGACTAGTCCGGTTTGGATCAGCACGTCGAGCACGGCTGCCACCCGATCGGGCGCGTCAAGCGTCGCCAGAGCTTTGCGCTCCACCACTGCCAAGGTGACGCCGCCGTCCTCCGGCCCCCGTTTCACCAAGCGCAGCAAAATTCGACGGGCGATCTCCCGTTCCGGCGCGCTGAAGCTGGCCAGAGTGATTTCCGCGTCGTGCACTGCCTGCTTGATGAGCGCTGAATCGAAGCCGCGAAGCGAGTTGCGACCGCCGACCCGACGCCGCGATGGCGACGTCCCCGACAGCGCATAGTATTTGGAGCTCCAGAAATCAATCAGCGCCTGTGCGCTCTTACGCTCGGCGGGGCTGTCCAGCACCGCGCCGGTTTCGGTCGCGCGAGCAATGAACTGGGCGATGTGTTCGATCTGCGACATCGCATTGTCCGGCAGTGCCTCGGCATCGGGCAAGCTGTCAATCAGCACGTCGCTCTCGTGCTGCAGTTGCTGCAACGAGACGAACGGCTCCTGCTGCGGCGTTTGAGGCGATCCCGAGACGTTCTCATCGTGCGCTGTCGACTGCATCAGCCTTGTCCTGCTGCTTGCGTGGGTTGCTGCCGAAGCTTGGTCAGAACGGTCAATGGCAGGCCGAACGGCACGATCCGGCGACACAGCCGGTTTAGCTCGTCATCGACGTCGATGAAGCGGTCGACGCAGGTCTTGTAGAAATCCACGAACTGATTATCGAGCTTCTCGGCGCTGGTGGCCAGCCTCGGCTCCGGCGGCGGCGTGTCGGCCATCCAGGGTTTCATCATCGCCGTGAGATCGGCCGCCCAAAGCTCGCTCGGGAAGGTTCCGCAGAGCCCGACAAGCTGATTCCTGAATAGCTTCCACGAGGTGAACTTGGCTTGCGGTTGATGTTTGGTGCGCTCGTTCCTGGCGGCCTCGAGCGCCGTATTTAGCTCCTGCCATTCGTCGTGTTCGGCGACCAGCCCCGACAGCCGCGCGCGCAGCCGTCCGACCGCGACATAGCCGTCCTTCAACCGTTGCAGCGCATCCGGCTGTAGGACGTCTCCAAGCTGTTGCTCGACCAGACGCATGGTGTCGCCGAGATTGTCCAGGCGGACGAACTTTGCGGTTTCTACCAGGTCACGGTTCAGCTCAGTTGCCGCAGACAGTGTCTGTTCCAGCCGATCGGGCACTCCGAACAGCTTGGAGTCGTCGACGGGGTCTTCGGCCTGGGGAAAGATCACGCTTTTCAAAATCGCGGCGCAATCATCCAGCTCCTGGATCCAGACCCGCTCGCGGTCGGCGGTCGGAAGCCCGGCGAGCTGTGACGTCGCGGTAGTAACCGCGGCATGCAGGAACCGGACGTGGTCGCGCACATAGCTGTTGACCGCTTCGCCGTCTTTCATGCGATTGACGGTTTCGCTGATCTGCTCAAATTTTTCCTGCACGTCATGCAGGCAGCTGTGCAGCTCCTTGTATTTCGCCAGGATGCTGATTTGCTGCCGGGTGCGCTCGAAATCCGCGCGATAGCTGCGGATAATCGATTGGAATTCCGCTCGGTCGCGCAGCACCGTGAGCTCGGTCAAAGCGATTCCGATGGTGTCGGCGAGGCAATCGTCGTGAGTGTCTTGGACCTGAGTATGGTCGTCGACGGGCTCCAAAGCATAGGGTGAGATATCGCTGGCGAACGCTTTGAGTTCGTTGGTCGGCCGCGCCGCCAACACGCCGCGCAGCAGCACGCCAATGGTGCCCGGTCCCTGCTGCTGCAGAATTTCCAGCAAGCCCGTTGCGTATTCGGTCAAGGATCGTGCCGCAGGCAGGCTGCGTTCAGCCTCGGCTCCGAGCGAGAACCGCACGACACGGCGCAGGCTGGTAAGATCGCTGGCGAATGCGACATCGAGCAGCGGCAGCAGCTTTTCGATCTGCGCGGGGGTGATGATGACGGTCTGCGCTGGTCCCGGCCGCAGACTCAAAATCGTTGGCGCCAGCGCAACGATGTCGGCGGCGCTGCAGGCGTAGAGCGTGCCGGCCGCGGAGGTGCCAGCCCGCATCAGTGCAAAGCGCATCAGTCCGACTACCGCTGCCCCGACGATCACCGGCGCGCCCGAGAGACCTTGTGGCGCAGCACCGGGCGCGGCAGCTTCCTGGCTGAACAACTGCAGCACCGGGCGATAGGGCACTTGTCCCTTGGGAAAGAAATTGGTGAGCTGGGCATTGGGATCGCGGATCTTGCCGCTCCAGACCATGCCGTCGACGAACTGAGTGTCCGGGTAGCCGAACGATGTGAACACGTCCCCGGGATAGGACAACTCGCGCAGGACAAGGGTGGGGCGGGTTGCCAGCGGCTTGGCGTCGACACAGCGAAGCAGCGCGCAATCAGCGTCCCGGTTGACGGCCTGCACCACGGCCTTGATCGGAGGATCGATGCCCGGAAAGTGCAGCTGGATCGCGCCCGGCGGGAAGCTTGGCGGGTCGTCATCGCGGTTGGCAACGACGTGAAGCGCCGTGGCCACGAGGTCGGGGGCGACGAGAAAGCCGGTGCCACGCACCTCGGCGCCGTCGATGGTGATCCGGGCGATGGAGTCGCGAAATTCATCCATGCGCTCACCCCGATACTCCGCGGACCGGTCTCCCTGCGCCCACCACGGGCGGGCTCACTGCGCACTCCGCGCAGTAAATGGCAGCAACTCCGCCGACGCCACCTTGCCGTCCGTTCCCACTTGCAAATGCACATAGGTCGGCGTGAAAACCGTGTAGGGCGAAAAATCGCCGGACTTCATGTGGTCGACGAAGGTTTCGAGGGCCGTCAGCGCCTCGCTCTCGGACCGGAATGTCTCGGCCGGAAATCGCAACACGTCGGCCCAGGTGCCGGAATTGAGATAAAGCCCGCCATTGGCGAGCGGCACCCGCTTGGCCAGGTGCGTGTGGCCAAACACGACGTAGCGGAAGCCGCCCTTCGCTGCGAGGTCCGTTGCGGCGTTGAGATATTCGGTGGCGGTTTCCTTGTCCTGATCGAACGCCTGGGTATTCTGCAAGGCTCGAATCGCCTCGAGCAGGGCCGGCAGTCGCGTAGTGTAGGGTTTCGAAGATCGCCCGAACAGCAAGGCGGCGAAGCCGAACACGCGACGCACCGTTTCCCCCGCGGAAATGTCGGTGCTGATCGCCGCCAGTGGATCGATGGCAGCGACCTGCGAGTCGATGTCGCGCAGAAAGGCGGCGGCATTCTCGCTTCCGAGTGCCGCGCTCAGGGTCAGCTTCAGCGCCTGCTCGGCATCCGCGCGCGGTGGCTGCTCTGCAGGACCGCCTGTGGCGATGTCGCCGCCAAGCCCTCCGCGATATGCCCCCGCGGCGAGATTGTCGCCCTCCAGCGCGCGCAACGGGCTATTGGCGCTGATATCGGATCCGAGCCGAGGCGTCACCGCATCGCGCAATCCGTGGCGGCGCGAGCGTGCGAGCAGCATCGCTACCTTGCCGATCTGAGCACGAAAGCCGGGCTCGAGCGCCAGCAGCATCGGCACTACCGCTTCGGTCTCGGGCTTCAACAGATCGATGAACGGATAGTCCACCTTGATAGGGTTTATCACAGTTGTGACCATATC
Protein-coding sequences here:
- a CDS encoding pentapeptide repeat-containing protein, whose amino-acid sequence is MQSTAHDENVSGSPQTPQQEPFVSLQQLQHESDVLIDSLPDAEALPDNAMSQIEHIAQFIARATETGAVLDSPAERKSAQALIDFWSSKYYALSGTSPSRRRVGGRNSLRGFDSALIKQAVHDAEITLASFSAPEREIARRILLRLVKRGPEDGGVTLAVVERKALATLDAPDRVAAVLDVLIQTGLVTQVDYGGSSRLTLRFDTLTREWPVLQDWIAQRQKFAARANFWQSNGRRAKDLAPELLAKRALADYGDLDAVESDYVAASLGRGRRDRWARMALTAGLLACVVLAMAWWRSDRLQHLQNEQIALSLPRTPNGALQAHLNDLADQNLPISLQNREVRDLDLAGLYSQRRPLAVGDFVNSTLHRVVFDRAVLSNSAFSQATLNGVNFVASDLSFARFDGAVITSSSFANAKLYRSLFDRARLSEADFSDTDLRSTSFWHVKLMGRSPNFTGTAWWLAFGWSRKTIEQLAKDYPREALRQARTYQDDVARSLTAPPDEKPIDRAVRLNDLAWTYAIYGIDLDSAAKVGEEAAAIYESLRSEPTAAQSLSVDPYNNLLDTRAYIFLQQGKIDEAKAALEKLSNRRLETYGASLFKYAVARTVYALGRPDPEKSLLTSQAMADLDRAIRELNYVPSHELYLLAGIMTDDFKEALQKKLAMEND
- a CDS encoding trypsin-like serine peptidase, whose protein sequence is MDEFRDSIARITIDGAEVRGTGFLVAPDLVATALHVVANRDDDPPSFPPGAIQLHFPGIDPPIKAVVQAVNRDADCALLRCVDAKPLATRPTLVLRELSYPGDVFTSFGYPDTQFVDGMVWSGKIRDPNAQLTNFFPKGQVPYRPVLQLFSQEAAAPGAAPQGLSGAPVIVGAAVVGLMRFALMRAGTSAAGTLYACSAADIVALAPTILSLRPGPAQTVIITPAQIEKLLPLLDVAFASDLTSLRRVVRFSLGAEAERSLPAARSLTEYATGLLEILQQQGPGTIGVLLRGVLAARPTNELKAFASDISPYALEPVDDHTQVQDTHDDCLADTIGIALTELTVLRDRAEFQSIIRSYRADFERTRQQISILAKYKELHSCLHDVQEKFEQISETVNRMKDGEAVNSYVRDHVRFLHAAVTTATSQLAGLPTADRERVWIQELDDCAAILKSVIFPQAEDPVDDSKLFGVPDRLEQTLSAATELNRDLVETAKFVRLDNLGDTMRLVEQQLGDVLQPDALQRLKDGYVAVGRLRARLSGLVAEHDEWQELNTALEAARNERTKHQPQAKFTSWKLFRNQLVGLCGTFPSELWAADLTAMMKPWMADTPPPEPRLATSAEKLDNQFVDFYKTCVDRFIDVDDELNRLCRRIVPFGLPLTVLTKLRQQPTQAAGQG
- a CDS encoding metallophosphoesterase family protein, yielding MRSVFIISDLHLGGAYPDPPTAGARGFRLCTRADAIAQFVAERTAAIADSGPSEIVLNGDTVDFLAECDRPPPAAATWSSFTADPQAAAEKFKSIVRRDRQVFEALSAYLDAGGRLTVLLGNHDIELSLPAIRDALRTALGVKAHHDFEFLFDGEAYIVGDALIEHGNRYDAWNQVDYDALRHVRSFQSRRLPIPEDYAFGPPPGSDMVTTVINPIKVDYPFIDLLKPETEAVVPMLLALEPGFRAQIGKVAMLLARSRRHGLRDAVTPRLGSDISANSPLRALEGDNLAAGAYRGGLGGDIATGGPAEQPPRADAEQALKLTLSAALGSENAAAFLRDIDSQVAAIDPLAAISTDISAGETVRRVFGFAALLFGRSSKPYTTRLPALLEAIRALQNTQAFDQDKETATEYLNAATDLAAKGGFRYVVFGHTHLAKRVPLANGGLYLNSGTWADVLRFPAETFRSESEALTALETFVDHMKSGDFSPYTVFTPTYVHLQVGTDGKVASAELLPFTARSAQ